One genomic segment of Pseudonocardia sp. T1-2H includes these proteins:
- a CDS encoding DUF402 domain-containing protein, with the protein MHPPKIQTFDVPAGVNIDNKGFRREVAEYREAPFGLYMSRAIVGRASAYWIESWLLPDLGICVSDWSWNPGHHRDQDFYLDIALIEPEPGGVWRLTDLYLDIVVGNGRWSRVLDVDEFVEAVGAGLIDAAAAEYAMHRTLGAVAALAAHGHDLDAWLDTEGIALTWSGAPGSGIRPAG; encoded by the coding sequence ATGCACCCGCCGAAGATCCAGACCTTCGACGTGCCGGCCGGCGTCAACATCGACAACAAGGGGTTCCGCCGCGAGGTCGCCGAGTACCGGGAGGCCCCGTTCGGCCTCTACATGAGCCGGGCGATCGTCGGCCGTGCGAGCGCGTACTGGATCGAGTCCTGGCTGCTGCCGGACCTCGGGATCTGCGTGAGCGACTGGTCCTGGAACCCCGGCCACCACCGGGACCAGGACTTCTACCTGGACATCGCGCTGATCGAGCCCGAGCCCGGCGGGGTGTGGCGGCTCACCGACCTCTACCTGGACATCGTGGTCGGCAACGGCCGGTGGAGCCGCGTGCTGGACGTCGACGAGTTCGTCGAGGCGGTGGGCGCCGGCCTGATCGACGCCGCGGCGGCCGAGTACGCGATGCACCGCACGCTCGGGGCCGTGGCCGCCCTCGCGGCCCACGGCCACGACCTGGACGCCTGGCTGGACACCGAGGGCATCGCGCTCACGTGGAGCGGTGCCCCCGGATCGGGGATCCGACCGGCCGGCTGA
- a CDS encoding RNA polymerase sigma factor yields MSALAEDDIVGGKADGGAVRLADAAGPAGVEPDHEGWTSPGTDLRADFGAHFEAHYPRLVAQLFAITLDSGEAHELVQEAYSRVWRRWSEVREGPDPAGWVRRVAVRSSMRSWRQMLSRVGLRSPHVPDSENVDPRTRAVLGALARLGAPERRCIVLTHMAGMAPAEVAALERVSAGTVAARLSRARGVVAEGMADVLPQVLGVDPDVPPVHAEYSSPYDRGYDWTDDEGTSR; encoded by the coding sequence GTGAGCGCACTGGCCGAGGACGACATCGTCGGCGGGAAGGCGGACGGCGGCGCCGTGCGGCTGGCCGACGCTGCCGGACCCGCCGGTGTCGAGCCGGACCACGAGGGATGGACGTCTCCGGGGACGGACCTCCGGGCGGACTTCGGGGCTCACTTCGAGGCCCACTACCCGCGCCTCGTCGCCCAGCTCTTCGCGATCACGCTGGACTCCGGCGAGGCCCACGAGCTGGTCCAGGAGGCCTACTCGCGCGTCTGGCGCCGCTGGTCGGAGGTCCGCGAGGGCCCGGACCCGGCCGGCTGGGTACGCCGGGTCGCCGTCCGCTCCTCGATGCGCAGCTGGCGGCAGATGCTCTCCCGGGTCGGCCTCCGCTCGCCCCACGTACCGGACTCCGAGAACGTGGACCCGCGGACGCGGGCCGTGCTCGGCGCCCTGGCCCGGCTCGGCGCCCCCGAACGCCGGTGCATCGTGCTCACGCACATGGCGGGGATGGCGCCGGCGGAGGTCGCCGCCCTGGAACGCGTGTCGGCCGGCACCGTGGCGGCCCGGTTGTCCCGGGCCCGCGGGGTCGTCGCCGAGGGCATGGCGGACGTGCTGCCGCAGGTGCTCGGGGTGGACCCGGACGTTCCGCCCGTCCACGCGGAGTACTCGAGCCCGTACGACCGCGGCTACGACTGGACCGACGACGAGGGGACTTCCCGGTGA
- the coaE gene encoding dephospho-CoA kinase, whose translation MLRVGLTGGIGSGKSTVSRRLVELGAVLVDADQIAREVVAAGTEGLAAVVEAFGEEVLGPDGEMDRPKVASLVFGDPEARRTLNGIVHPFVGKRAAELVAGAGPDAVVVQDSPLLVESGIAAASPLVVVVHADAEVRVSRLVGGRGMSEEDARARIAAQATDEQRRAAADVWLDNNGSPDALTAAVDALWHERLLPFEENLRLRRPARGGARGLVDPDGSWPAQASRLRSRIAAAAGEKSLGVAHVGPTAVPGLPAEDVIDLQLAVASVEDAVTVADALAEAGFPACVPSTQDDARGTCRHASADPGRPALLHVRVHGSSGWRQALLVRDWLRADATARAELLAAGRAGAAEPAGEQGASRCAGRTEARSETVLPSAERWAEETGWSPADTIDEPNH comes from the coding sequence GTGCTGCGGGTGGGGTTGACGGGCGGGATCGGATCGGGCAAGTCCACCGTCTCGCGACGGCTGGTCGAGCTCGGCGCGGTCCTCGTCGACGCGGACCAGATCGCCCGCGAGGTCGTCGCCGCCGGGACCGAGGGGCTCGCCGCCGTCGTCGAGGCGTTCGGCGAGGAGGTCCTCGGGCCCGACGGCGAGATGGACCGGCCGAAGGTCGCGTCGCTCGTGTTCGGGGACCCGGAGGCCCGTAGGACGCTCAACGGGATCGTGCACCCGTTCGTGGGGAAGCGGGCCGCGGAGCTGGTCGCCGGGGCCGGGCCGGACGCCGTGGTCGTGCAGGACAGCCCGCTGCTGGTCGAGAGCGGTATCGCCGCCGCCTCGCCGCTGGTCGTGGTCGTGCACGCGGACGCCGAGGTGAGGGTGTCCCGGCTGGTCGGCGGCCGCGGGATGTCCGAGGAGGACGCCCGCGCCCGGATCGCCGCGCAGGCGACGGACGAGCAGCGGCGCGCCGCAGCGGACGTCTGGCTGGACAACAACGGCTCCCCGGACGCGCTCACCGCCGCCGTCGACGCGCTGTGGCACGAGCGCCTGCTCCCGTTCGAGGAGAACCTCCGGCTGCGCCGGCCGGCCCGGGGCGGCGCCCGGGGCCTCGTCGACCCGGACGGGTCCTGGCCGGCGCAGGCGAGCCGGCTCCGGTCGCGCATCGCCGCGGCGGCGGGGGAGAAGAGCCTCGGCGTCGCGCACGTCGGCCCGACCGCGGTCCCCGGCCTCCCGGCCGAGGACGTGATCGACCTGCAGCTCGCGGTCGCGTCGGTCGAGGACGCGGTGACGGTCGCGGACGCGCTGGCGGAGGCGGGCTTCCCCGCCTGCGTGCCGAGCACGCAGGACGATGCGCGTGGCACGTGCCGGCACGCCTCCGCGGACCCCGGCCGCCCCGCGCTCCTGCACGTGCGGGTCCACGGCTCGTCGGGCTGGCGCCAGGCCCTGCTGGTCCGGGACTGGCTGCGCGCGGACGCCACAGCCCGGGCGGAGCTCCTGGCCGCCGGGCGTGCCGGGGCGGCGGAGCCCGCCGGGGAGCAGGGCGCGTCCCGCTGCGCCGGACGCACGGAAGCGCGGTCCGAGACGGTGCTGCCGAGCGCGGAGCGGTGGGCGGAAGAGACCGGATGGTCCCCCGCCGACACGATCGATGAGCCGAATCACTAG
- a CDS encoding class I SAM-dependent methyltransferase — protein sequence MSAEEVLGTAGVARRAVGSAESERASRAWWDADADDYLAEHARDIGDADFVWCPEGLREADAGLLGDVRGARVLEIGCGSAPCARWLRAHGARAVALDLSRGMLRHAAELNASTGIAVPLVQAGAERLPFADATFDVVCSAFGAVPFVAEPVTVMREAFRVLRPGGRWVFAVNHPMRWMFSDDPGPDGLTVTQSYFDRTPYVEVDDEGRATYVEHHRTLGDRIRDVTAAGLVLDDLVEPEWPEGHERVWGQWSPLRGELFPGTAIFVTHRPR from the coding sequence ATGAGTGCCGAGGAGGTTCTCGGCACTGCCGGGGTCGCCCGGCGGGCCGTCGGGTCGGCCGAGTCCGAGCGCGCGAGCCGGGCCTGGTGGGACGCCGACGCGGACGACTACCTGGCCGAGCACGCCCGGGACATCGGCGACGCGGACTTCGTGTGGTGCCCCGAGGGGCTGCGCGAGGCGGACGCCGGGCTCCTCGGCGACGTCCGGGGCGCGCGCGTGCTCGAGATCGGCTGCGGCTCCGCGCCCTGCGCGCGCTGGCTGCGGGCCCACGGCGCGCGCGCCGTCGCCCTGGACCTGTCCCGTGGGATGCTGCGGCACGCGGCCGAGCTGAACGCGTCGACGGGGATCGCGGTGCCACTGGTCCAGGCGGGCGCCGAGCGCCTGCCCTTCGCCGACGCGACGTTCGACGTCGTGTGCTCGGCCTTCGGCGCCGTCCCGTTCGTCGCCGAGCCCGTGACCGTGATGCGTGAGGCGTTCCGGGTGCTGCGGCCCGGGGGGCGCTGGGTGTTCGCGGTGAACCATCCCATGCGCTGGATGTTCTCCGACGACCCCGGACCGGACGGGCTGACCGTCACCCAGTCGTACTTCGACCGGACCCCCTACGTGGAGGTCGACGACGAGGGCCGCGCCACGTACGTCGAGCACCACCGGACGCTCGGCGACCGGATCCGGGACGTGACGGCCGCCGGTCTCGTGCTGGACGACCTCGTCGAGCCGGAGTGGCCCGAGGGGCACGAGCGGGTGTGGGGCCAGTGGTCGCCGCTGCGGGGCGAGCTCTTCCCGGGTACCGCGATCTTCGTGACGCACCGGCCGCGCTGA
- a CDS encoding PaaI family thioesterase — protein sequence MKPEMLAEQLAEKMGIEIVSRSLEEVVGRMPVAGNRQPYGLMHGGASGVLAETLGSTLSALHALPERFPVGVELACTHHRAATDGWVTGVARPLHVGRSTSTTEIVLTDDQGRRICTAKLTCLHRDTLPGE from the coding sequence ATGAAGCCCGAGATGCTTGCCGAGCAGCTCGCCGAGAAGATGGGGATCGAGATCGTCAGCCGGTCCCTCGAGGAGGTCGTCGGCCGGATGCCCGTCGCGGGCAACCGCCAGCCGTACGGCCTGATGCACGGCGGCGCCAGCGGCGTCCTCGCGGAGACCCTCGGCTCGACTCTCTCGGCCCTGCACGCGCTGCCCGAGCGGTTCCCCGTCGGCGTGGAGTTGGCGTGCACGCACCACCGCGCGGCGACGGACGGCTGGGTCACTGGGGTGGCGCGGCCGCTCCACGTCGGCCGCAGCACCTCGACCACGGAGATCGTGCTGACCGACGACCAGGGCCGCCGGATCTGCACGGCGAAGCTGACCTGCCTGCACCGGGACACCCTTCCCGGCGAGTGA
- a CDS encoding ABC transporter ATP-binding protein yields MAFLSVRDLVVAYGAIQAVRGVSFDVEEGEIVSLIGSNGAGKTTTLRTVSGLLRPVSGEILLNGEPIQKLPAHQILSKGVAHSPEGRRLFARMSVEENLRLGAYTRKDEAGVLKDMQRVYDLFPVLGERRGNKAGLFSGGEQQMLAIGRALMSSPKLLMLDEPSMGLSPIMTQKIFDTVKELRDSGTTVLLVEQNALSALALSDKAYVIDLGRTTLSGTGRELLADPRVQEAYLGEGAST; encoded by the coding sequence ATGGCGTTCCTCTCCGTCCGCGACCTGGTCGTCGCCTACGGCGCGATCCAGGCCGTCCGCGGCGTCTCGTTCGACGTCGAAGAGGGCGAGATCGTCAGCCTCATCGGCAGCAACGGGGCCGGGAAGACGACGACCCTGCGCACCGTCTCGGGCCTGCTGCGGCCGGTGTCGGGCGAGATCCTGCTGAACGGCGAGCCGATCCAGAAGCTCCCCGCGCACCAGATCCTGTCGAAAGGCGTCGCGCACAGCCCGGAGGGCCGCCGGCTCTTCGCGCGGATGAGCGTCGAGGAGAACCTGCGTCTCGGGGCCTACACCCGCAAGGACGAGGCCGGCGTGCTGAAGGACATGCAGCGCGTCTACGACCTGTTCCCGGTGCTGGGGGAGCGGCGCGGCAACAAGGCGGGCCTGTTCTCCGGCGGCGAGCAGCAGATGCTGGCGATCGGCCGCGCGCTGATGTCCAGCCCGAAGCTGCTCATGCTCGACGAGCCGTCGATGGGCCTCTCGCCGATCATGACGCAGAAGATCTTCGACACGGTGAAGGAGCTGCGGGACTCGGGCACCACGGTGCTTCTGGTCGAGCAGAACGCGCTCTCCGCGTTGGCCCTGTCGGACAAGGCCTACGTGATCGACCTGGGCCGCACCACGCTCTCCGGCACGGGCCGCGAGCTCCTCGCGGACCCGCGGGTCCAGGAGGCCTACCTCGGCGAGGGTGCGTCCACCTGA
- a CDS encoding ABC transporter ATP-binding protein has translation MSEEQAMSPDHEIGTTTEEELPQELQAPPEEVVAVLAEEMHVATGTREPILQSSGVSMVFGGLRALSDVTFSLGEGEIIGLIGPNGAGKTTFFNCLTGLYSPTSGQVTLRGKPMPKDPARVTQAGVARTFQNIRLFPSMTAMENVLVGRHVRMKQGPLSSLLHGPRFRRSEAEAHDRAEKLLAFVGLGRFSDELARNLPYGDQRRLEIARALATDPSVLLLDEPTAGMNAQETEATRQLIFAIRDLGVSVVVIEHDTKFIFTLCDRVLVLVQGELLVEGSPDEVRGDPRVVEAYLGAPPDEVEAQIHAGATAGPGTGGPGLQEGSTD, from the coding sequence GTGAGCGAGGAGCAGGCGATGAGCCCCGACCACGAGATCGGCACCACCACCGAGGAGGAGCTCCCGCAGGAGCTGCAGGCGCCGCCGGAGGAGGTCGTGGCCGTCCTCGCCGAGGAGATGCACGTCGCGACCGGCACCCGCGAGCCGATCCTGCAGTCGTCGGGTGTCTCGATGGTCTTCGGCGGCCTGCGGGCGCTGAGCGACGTCACGTTCTCGCTGGGCGAGGGCGAGATCATCGGCCTGATCGGGCCGAACGGCGCCGGCAAGACCACCTTCTTCAACTGCCTCACCGGGCTGTACTCGCCGACCTCCGGGCAGGTCACTCTGCGGGGGAAGCCCATGCCGAAGGACCCGGCGCGGGTCACCCAGGCGGGCGTGGCGCGGACGTTCCAGAACATCCGCCTCTTCCCGAGCATGACGGCCATGGAGAACGTCCTGGTCGGCCGGCACGTGCGGATGAAGCAGGGCCCGCTCTCGTCGCTGCTGCACGGGCCCCGGTTCCGGAGGAGCGAGGCGGAGGCGCACGACCGGGCGGAGAAGCTGCTCGCGTTCGTCGGCCTCGGGCGTTTCTCCGACGAGCTCGCCCGGAACCTGCCCTACGGCGACCAGCGGCGGCTCGAGATCGCCCGCGCGCTGGCGACGGACCCGTCGGTGCTCCTGCTCGACGAGCCGACGGCCGGGATGAACGCGCAGGAGACCGAGGCCACCCGGCAGCTGATCTTCGCGATCCGGGACCTCGGCGTCTCGGTCGTGGTGATCGAGCACGACACGAAGTTCATCTTCACGCTGTGCGACCGGGTGCTCGTGCTGGTGCAGGGCGAGCTGCTGGTGGAGGGCTCGCCGGACGAGGTGCGCGGCGACCCGCGGGTCGTCGAGGCCTACCTGGGCGCACCGCCCGACGAGGTCGAGGCGCAGATCCACGCCGGGGCCACCGCGGGACCGGGCACAGGCGGCCCGGGCCTGCAGGAAGGAAGTACCGACTGA
- a CDS encoding branched-chain amino acid ABC transporter permease, whose amino-acid sequence MSTVTEAPPASTPEAVPPRHTGRLAGLLDALAPRARLLEIVGGIVAILGSQLPWATFVLNQGAYPELATLPFGFTGFRLHLVILGLAAIVVAAIRVPAADRIVRNLGIGIVAVAVINGLYITVEGGGLGAITAADGAVAFGSVVALIGGVLAILGGAAGGAERRPELDWKLPLWVEWLLLVVIYVLMLLVVAAGLTSGGQGGVVNPYSGAVFLSFLSAAGGAFAGLNASGLLGYVATLSERHRVFSVIVLLIVALGLPLTSAGTEYWMTVASNIGVYAATAIGLNIVVGLAGLLDLGYVAFLGIGAFVAANLSGATASAVGIHLPFVLVMVISAVVAGIFGAIVGSPTLRVRGDYLAIVTLAFGEIFVRSAQNNIGGLTGGANAIPNIPAVGVGDFRFNDSITIGSVQLPSGVLYYVMIVLLVAGVMLVFGNLKYSRLGRAWIAIREDEDAASAMGIRTGPIKILAFLLGATLAGLAGAFFAHKTGVVAYDSFRFLESVTLLSAVILGGMGTIPGAVLGASILFVLPEKLREFSDYRLLIFGLALVLIMRFRPQGIIADKHRRAELAEEPEDAAKEAPGALPTRVEP is encoded by the coding sequence ATGAGCACCGTGACCGAAGCACCTCCCGCGTCGACGCCGGAGGCGGTCCCGCCACGGCACACGGGCCGGCTCGCGGGCCTGCTCGACGCGCTCGCCCCGCGGGCGCGCCTCCTCGAGATCGTCGGTGGAATCGTCGCGATCCTCGGCTCCCAGCTGCCGTGGGCGACCTTCGTGCTCAATCAGGGCGCCTACCCCGAGCTCGCGACGCTGCCCTTCGGTTTCACCGGCTTCCGGCTGCACCTGGTGATCCTCGGGCTCGCGGCGATCGTCGTCGCCGCGATCCGGGTGCCGGCGGCCGACCGGATCGTCCGCAACCTCGGCATCGGGATCGTCGCGGTGGCTGTCATCAACGGCCTCTACATCACCGTCGAGGGCGGCGGTCTGGGCGCGATCACCGCCGCGGACGGCGCGGTGGCGTTCGGGTCGGTCGTCGCCCTGATCGGCGGCGTGCTCGCCATCTTGGGCGGCGCGGCCGGCGGCGCGGAGCGCCGGCCCGAGCTCGACTGGAAACTCCCGCTCTGGGTCGAGTGGCTGCTGCTCGTCGTGATCTACGTGCTGATGCTGCTCGTCGTGGCCGCGGGCCTCACCAGCGGTGGCCAGGGCGGCGTCGTCAACCCGTACTCGGGCGCGGTGTTCCTGTCCTTCCTGAGCGCGGCGGGCGGCGCCTTCGCCGGCCTGAACGCGTCCGGCCTGCTCGGCTACGTGGCGACGCTCTCCGAGCGGCACCGGGTGTTCAGCGTGATCGTCCTCCTGATCGTGGCGCTGGGGCTCCCGCTGACCAGCGCGGGCACCGAGTACTGGATGACGGTCGCGTCGAACATCGGTGTCTACGCCGCGACGGCCATCGGGCTGAACATCGTCGTCGGGCTCGCCGGCCTGCTGGACCTCGGCTACGTCGCCTTCCTCGGCATCGGCGCGTTCGTCGCGGCGAACCTGTCCGGCGCCACGGCCTCGGCCGTCGGGATCCACCTGCCGTTCGTGCTGGTCATGGTCATCTCGGCGGTCGTCGCCGGCATCTTCGGCGCGATCGTCGGCTCCCCGACGCTCCGGGTGCGCGGGGACTACCTCGCGATCGTCACCCTGGCCTTCGGTGAGATCTTCGTGCGCAGCGCGCAGAACAACATCGGCGGCCTGACGGGCGGGGCGAACGCGATCCCGAACATCCCGGCGGTCGGGGTGGGGGACTTCCGGTTCAACGACTCGATCACCATCGGGTCGGTCCAGCTGCCGTCGGGCGTCCTGTACTACGTGATGATCGTCCTGCTGGTCGCCGGCGTGATGCTGGTGTTCGGCAACCTGAAGTACTCCCGGCTCGGACGGGCATGGATCGCCATCCGGGAGGACGAGGACGCGGCGAGTGCCATGGGCATCCGCACCGGCCCGATCAAGATCCTCGCGTTCCTGCTCGGCGCCACGCTGGCGGGCCTCGCCGGTGCGTTCTTCGCACACAAGACCGGGGTCGTCGCCTACGACAGCTTCCGGTTCCTGGAGTCGGTGACCCTGCTCTCCGCGGTCATCCTCGGCGGCATGGGGACGATCCCGGGCGCGGTGCTCGGCGCGTCGATCCTGTTCGTGCTGCCTGAGAAGCTGCGCGAGTTCTCGGACTACCGGCTGCTGATCTTCGGCCTCGCGCTCGTGCTGATCATGCGGTTCCGGCCGCAGGGCATCATCGCGGACAAGCACCGCCGCGCGGAGCTGGCCGAGGAACCCGAGGACGCCGCCAAGGAGGCCCCCGGGGCCCTGCCGACGAGGGTGGAGCCGTGA
- a CDS encoding branched-chain amino acid ABC transporter permease, whose product MLSTFLSQIANGLVLGSLIALIALGYTMVYGIITLINFAHGEIFMVGAYGGLATLTYLMPTFIAQRWYYALPIVLVGGSLISVLVAVAMERFAYRPLRNAPRLAPLITALGVSVALQEAVRVFYPGATAAIPFPNLFVEGTWIIPIGDGVPIRYTGILLIVVSLVLAFGLERFIERTRMGRAMRATSQDRDVARLMGVDPDRIIVLTFAIGGALAGVAGVLYGSYLNNINIDMGFQNGIFAFTAAVLGGIGNIRGAVIGGLVIGLVKALGGQYLPGGTAYDYVWIFVVLIIVLVFRPQGFFGETERVRA is encoded by the coding sequence TTGTTGTCCACGTTCCTGTCCCAGATCGCGAACGGGCTGGTGCTCGGTTCGCTGATCGCCTTGATCGCGTTGGGCTACACGATGGTCTACGGGATCATCACGCTGATCAACTTCGCCCACGGCGAGATCTTCATGGTCGGTGCCTACGGCGGCCTCGCCACCCTGACCTACCTGATGCCGACGTTCATCGCCCAGCGCTGGTACTACGCGCTCCCGATCGTGCTCGTCGGCGGCTCCCTCATCTCGGTCCTCGTGGCCGTCGCGATGGAGCGGTTCGCCTATCGGCCGCTCCGCAACGCGCCCCGCCTGGCCCCGCTGATCACCGCGCTCGGTGTGTCGGTGGCGCTGCAGGAGGCCGTCCGCGTCTTCTACCCCGGCGCGACGGCGGCGATCCCGTTCCCGAACCTCTTCGTCGAGGGCACGTGGATCATCCCGATCGGCGACGGGGTGCCGATCCGCTACACCGGCATCCTGCTCATCGTGGTCTCGCTCGTCCTGGCCTTCGGCCTCGAGCGGTTCATCGAGCGCACCCGGATGGGCCGCGCGATGCGCGCCACGTCGCAGGACCGCGACGTCGCCCGCTTGATGGGCGTCGACCCGGACCGCATCATCGTCCTCACCTTCGCGATCGGCGGCGCGCTCGCCGGCGTCGCGGGCGTGCTCTACGGCAGCTACCTGAACAACATCAACATCGACATGGGCTTCCAGAACGGCATCTTCGCGTTCACCGCGGCCGTGCTCGGCGGGATCGGCAACATCCGCGGCGCGGTGATCGGTGGCCTCGTCATCGGCCTGGTCAAGGCGCTCGGCGGGCAGTACCTGCCCGGCGGCACCGCCTACGACTACGTCTGGATCTTCGTCGTGCTGATCATCGTGCTGGTGTTCCGGCCGCAGGGCTTCTTCGGCGAGACGGAGAGGGTCCGAGCATGA
- a CDS encoding branched-chain amino acid ABC transporter substrate-binding protein, with amino-acid sequence MDRKRTVVATAALLAGALALTACSTNRTETGGASSGSSCDTSKGTLVVGFVAPLSGGLSALGLGMKNSADLAVNQANQACKVPGYKLALQAEDDQATAQIAGQAATKLASDPNVVGVIGTLNSSTAQSVAPILGQKKIVEISPANTNPSLTQGDNPASASRPNPTYFRVATTDAVQGPFAAQYLVDKAGKKNIAVIDDGKTYGAGLAAAFAAEAQKRGAKVVAQEKVGEKDTDFSGVISKIRPLNPDAVYYGGEYPVAGPLSKQLAAAGLNVPLMGGDGIQDETYVSLGGREGDLATSVGAPADQLPSAKAFIDAYSAAGYKEPYSTYGALTYDATNVLIQGLTTAVGSGTFSNTTRDALLTAVQDTNLDGASGKVSFDQYGDTTNKVLTIYSVQGGKFAPVESGEFQAS; translated from the coding sequence ATGGATCGGAAGCGGACGGTCGTCGCGACTGCCGCCTTGCTCGCCGGGGCGCTCGCGCTGACGGCCTGCTCCACGAACCGGACGGAGACGGGCGGCGCCAGCAGCGGCTCGTCCTGCGACACGAGCAAGGGCACGCTCGTGGTCGGATTCGTCGCGCCGCTCTCCGGTGGGCTCTCGGCCCTCGGTCTCGGCATGAAGAACTCCGCGGACCTCGCGGTCAACCAGGCGAACCAGGCGTGCAAGGTGCCGGGCTACAAGCTCGCGCTCCAGGCCGAGGACGACCAGGCGACCGCCCAGATCGCCGGTCAGGCCGCGACGAAGCTCGCGTCGGACCCGAACGTCGTCGGCGTCATCGGCACGCTGAACTCCTCCACCGCCCAGTCGGTCGCCCCGATCCTGGGGCAGAAGAAGATCGTCGAGATCTCGCCGGCGAACACCAACCCGTCGCTGACCCAGGGCGACAACCCGGCCTCCGCGTCCCGGCCCAACCCGACGTACTTCCGCGTCGCCACCACGGACGCCGTGCAGGGCCCGTTCGCCGCGCAGTACCTCGTCGACAAGGCCGGCAAGAAGAACATCGCCGTGATCGACGACGGCAAGACCTACGGGGCCGGCCTGGCGGCGGCCTTCGCGGCCGAGGCGCAGAAGCGCGGCGCCAAGGTCGTCGCGCAGGAGAAGGTGGGCGAGAAGGACACGGACTTCTCCGGCGTCATCTCCAAGATCCGGCCGCTCAACCCGGACGCCGTCTACTACGGCGGCGAGTACCCGGTCGCGGGCCCGCTCTCGAAGCAGCTCGCCGCCGCCGGACTGAACGTTCCGCTGATGGGCGGCGACGGCATCCAGGACGAGACCTACGTGTCGCTCGGTGGCCGTGAGGGCGACCTCGCGACCAGTGTCGGCGCCCCGGCGGACCAGCTGCCCAGTGCCAAGGCCTTCATCGACGCCTACTCGGCGGCCGGCTACAAGGAGCCCTACAGTACGTACGGCGCGCTGACCTACGACGCCACCAACGTGCTGATCCAGGGCCTCACCACCGCCGTCGGCTCCGGCACCTTCAGCAACACGACGCGCGACGCGCTGCTGACCGCCGTCCAGGACACCAACCTCGACGGCGCGAGCGGCAAGGTCTCCTTCGACCAGTACGGCGACACCACGAACAAGGTGCTGACCATCTACTCGGTGCAGGGTGGCAAGTTCGCCCCGGTGGAGAGCGGCGAGTTCCAGGCCAGCTGA
- a CDS encoding ANTAR domain-containing response regulator: MSQQVSEEQHAEDRPAVGWRVLVVEDEALIRLDLTEMLGEEGYQIAGEAPDGEAAVQMARELKPDLVIMDVKMPKKDGIEAAAEIVEEKIAPVVMLTAFSQRDLIERARDAGAMAYLVKPFARHELVPAIELAVSRFAEKRALEDEVASLNDRFETRKVVDRAKGLLMARQNMTEPEAFRWIQRTAMDRRTTMKAVAEAVIEGLATPKA; the protein is encoded by the coding sequence GTGAGCCAGCAGGTATCCGAGGAACAGCACGCCGAGGACCGACCGGCCGTCGGTTGGCGCGTCCTCGTCGTCGAGGATGAGGCGCTGATCCGCCTCGACCTGACCGAGATGCTCGGCGAAGAGGGTTACCAGATCGCGGGGGAGGCCCCCGACGGCGAGGCCGCGGTGCAGATGGCCCGCGAGCTCAAGCCGGATCTCGTGATCATGGACGTCAAGATGCCCAAGAAGGACGGCATCGAGGCGGCGGCGGAGATCGTCGAGGAGAAGATCGCTCCCGTCGTCATGCTCACCGCGTTCAGCCAGCGCGATCTGATCGAGCGGGCCCGGGACGCCGGCGCGATGGCGTACCTGGTCAAGCCGTTCGCGCGGCACGAGCTCGTGCCGGCGATCGAGCTGGCGGTCTCCCGGTTCGCGGAGAAGCGCGCGCTCGAGGACGAGGTCGCCTCGCTCAACGACCGGTTCGAGACCCGCAAGGTCGTCGACCGCGCCAAGGGTCTGCTGATGGCGCGGCAGAACATGACCGAGCCCGAGGCCTTCCGCTGGATCCAGCGCACCGCCATGGACCGCCGGACCACGATGAAGGCGGTCGCCGAGGCCGTCATCGAAGGGCTAGCCACCCCGAAGGCGTGA
- a CDS encoding helix-turn-helix transcriptional regulator — translation MSRPPARLTVQDLCAELGVSRSTFYDWRAKGRAPRCIKLPNGEIRIRRTDFENWLDSLEEVAA, via the coding sequence ATGAGCCGGCCGCCCGCCCGCCTCACGGTCCAGGACCTCTGCGCCGAACTCGGTGTCTCACGCTCGACGTTCTACGACTGGCGCGCCAAAGGACGCGCCCCGCGCTGCATCAAGCTCCCAAACGGTGAGATCCGCATCCGCCGTACCGACTTCGAGAACTGGCTGGACTCGCTTGAGGAGGTGGCCGCCTGA